The proteins below are encoded in one region of Apium graveolens cultivar Ventura chromosome 4, ASM990537v1, whole genome shotgun sequence:
- the LOC141718567 gene encoding uncharacterized protein LOC141718567 yields MSIDPERSNDNNPGVWALKVDGSSTNKRSGARLILKSPEGFTIQNAISFGFAATNNQAEYEALIAGLKLAKTLRIQDLKIYNNSQIVVKKTNGEYIANDSVLAKYQALVQSYLALIPKTQVLQICREENLEADMLSKLVQNSSDLDCSVYFEELQRPSVKFVEVMEIDDGPNGMTLFINYLEKGELPEDKGKAQRLKAKAAKFFIEEGILYCRTFSSPILKCIGPGEAQYCMMEVHEGICGDHMSAKALAHKIIRQGARGDLGYLLVSIDYMTKWVEAKAMRTINWQDCIKFMDNILMRFGIPRLLVSDNGPQFVGSEFESYLQDRGIRHKKSYVAYPQGNGQVEVTNRILLRGIEKRLRERKTKWPEELPNVLWAYRTSPRTSTGDHPSNWFIELK; encoded by the exons ATGAGCATTGACCCAGAGAGAAGCAATGACAATAACCCGGGAGTCTGGGCTCTTAAAGTTGATGGATCCTCAACAAATAAAAGGTCAGGAGCACGGCTCATTCTAAAGAGCCCAGAAGGCTTCACAATTCAAAACGCCATCTCTTTTGGCTTCGCAGCAACCAACAACCAGGCAGAGTATGAGGCGTTGATAGCAGGATTGAAGCTAGCAAAAACCCTCAGGATCCAGGACCTCAAAATCTACAACAACTCCCAGATCGTAGTAAAGAAAACAAACGGCGAGTACATAGCCAATGATTCAGTTCTAGCCAAgtaccaggctctggtccaaagTTACCTTGCCTTAATACCAAAAACACAAGTCCTTCAAATCTGTAGAGAGGAGAATTTAGAGGCTGATATGCTATCCAAGCTGGTTCAAAACTCATCAGACCtggattgctccgtctacttcgaagaGTTACAGAGACCAAGCGTAAAATTTGTTGAGGTCATGGAAATAGATGACGGCCCGAATGGGATGACTCTATTTATCAACTACTTGGAGAAGGGGGAGCTCCCGGAAGACAAAGGGAAGGCTCAAAGGTTAAAAGCCAAAGCAGCAAAATTCTTCATTGAAGAGGGGATACTCTATTGCCGGACTTTCTCATCCCCAATCCTGAAGTGCATTGGCCCAGGAGAGGCACAATATTGTATGATGGAAGTTCACGAAGGGATATGCGGGGATCACATGTCCGCaaaggccctagctcataagatcataagacaagg GGCCAGAGGAGACCTCGGGTACTTATTGGTATCAATTGATTACATGACTAAATGGGTAGAGGCGAAGGCGATGAGAACCATAAACTGGCAAGATTGTATCAAGTTCATGGACAACATCTTGATGAGGTTCGGAATACCAAGATTACTGGTCTCGGATAATGGGCCACAGTTCGTTGGATCAGAGTTCGAATCCTACCTTCAAGACCGGGGCATCCGACACAAGAAATCATATGTAGCTTACCCTcaaggaaatggccaagtagAAGTAACCAACCGGATCCTTCTCCGAGGAATCGAGAAGAGGCTCAGGGAAAGAAaaaccaaatggccagaagaattgcCTAATGTCCTGTGGGCCTACAGGACCAGCCCCCGGACAAGCACGGGAGATCACCCTTCAAACTGGTTTATAGAACTGAAGTGA
- the LOC141716745 gene encoding APO protein 4, mitochondrial-like: MASTSIGKPWRVRRSIYNILSRMYSENATGQKPTTTRLVIQKIQGQDYPIKDLIPIAEEVLRARTHLITGVSTLLQSVPVWSCIHCQEVHIGEQGHLIKTCYGFRRRARGSRHEWVKGNDLNDIITPVKASQIQNSFKDVTEHRNRIGFNFHTVPAVVELCLEAGAYGFDEGLVFSHLNFNRYVHKSIGGGSLSPFVGNAISSVEDQKVVAQGTLGAWETVRFGVEKLLSAYPVRVYKHYSGNPVGPSGCRARASDVFKIQSWQWSSVQVDAKVDDLVPPKVVWFQRPQDPPLLNAHREFYGQAPAVVDLCTKAGAIPPSKYLRVMKLRDFSAPSPKPAIEED, from the exons ATGGCTTCGACTTCAATCGGGAAACCCTGGCGTGTTAGAAGGTCAATCTACAACATTTTGTCGAGGATGTACAGTGAAAATGCGACGGGACAAAAGCCAACAACAACACGATTGGTAATACAGAAAATACAAGGACAAGATTATCCGATTAAGGATTTGATACCTATCGCTGAAGAAGTACTTAGAGCTAGGACTCATCTCATTACAGGCGTCTCCACTCTTCTCCAATCTGTTCCTGTTTGGTCTTGCAT ACATTGTCAAGAAGTACATATTGGTGAGCAAGGACActtgattaagacttgttatgGTTTTAGACGCCGTGCCAGGGGAAGTCGGCATGAATGGGTTAAAGGGAATGATTTGAATGATATTATTACTCCTGTGAAAGCATCTCAAATTCAGAACTCGTTCAAAGATGTGACTGAGCATCGAAACAGAATTGGTTTCAATTTCCATACTGTCCCCGCAGTAGTTGAATTGTGCTTAGAGGCGGGGGCTTACGGATTTGATGAGGGTTTAGTTTTCAGCCACTTGAATTTCAATCGATATGTGCATAAGTCTATTGGAGGTGGATCTTTGTCTCCGTTTGTTGGAAATGCAATTTCGTCAGTAGAGGATCAGAAAGTTGTAGCACAAGGAACATTAGGCGCATGGGAGACTGTTAGGTTTGGAGTTGAGAAGTTGTTGTCGGCTTATCCTGTAAGGGTCTATAAACATTATTCAGGAAATCCTGTGGGGCCATCTGGTTGCAGAGCACGAGCTTCTGATGTGTTTAAAATTCAGAGCTGGCAGTGGTCTTCCGTTCAGGTGGATGCAAAAGTGGATGATTTGGTTCCTCCAAAGGTTGTGTGGTTTCAGCGACCTCAAGATCCGCCTCTCCTTAATGCACATAGGGAATTCTATGGTCAGGCCCCGGCTGTGGTTGATCTGTGCACAAAAGCTGGCGCTATTCCACCATCCAAATATTTACGTGTGATGAAATTGCGAGACTTTTCAGCACCATCACCAAAACCTGCTATAGAGGAAGATTGA
- the LOC141718568 gene encoding uncharacterized protein LOC141718568, with product MFNSRDANLILTIPIRSSQADTWYWRKEKMGHYSVKSAYAALIEQRGLQVSSANSGFWRKLWNLKIPLKIKHFLWRASSDVLPTKEQLRAKRVEDAQDKSFDLSFGFMNQSDGVVQWKQPIEDKVKVNTDAALFEDSGQYSFAMVARDHKGDMLEARTCCKQGTVTPEMAEAIGVKEALSWVKNKGWTNVVMESDCLLLIQAIRCSSVHLSYFDTVVKECKKLLCDLGDRNVILNFVKRSANKVAHYLARHTSSLADRTWNQGEINPEFQLVLFEDLKY from the exons ATGTTTAATAGCAGGGATGCAAATCTCATCTTAACAATCCCAATTCGAAGCTCACAGGCCGATACTTGGTATTGGAGGAAGGAGAAAATGGGTCACTATTCAGTTAAGAGTGCTTATGCAGCTTTGATCGAGCAAAGAGGTTTGCAAGTATCTAGTGCAAATTCGGGGTTTTGGAGAAAATTATGGAACCTAAAAATTCCATTAAAAATTAAACATTTCTTGTGGCGTGCTTCATCAGATGTATTACCTACAAAGGAGCAACTACGAGCTAAAAGAGTGGAG GATGCACAAGATAAGTCGTTTGATCTTTCGTTTGGATTTATGAACCAGTCAGACGGCGTAGTGCAATGGAAGCAACCAATCGAAGACAAGGTTAAGGTCAATACTGACGCAGCTTTATTCGAAGACTCTGGGCAATATAGCTTTGCAATGGTAGCAAGGGATCATAAGGGAGATATGCTGGAAGCTAGAACATGTTGTAAGCAGGGCACTGTAACTCCAGAAATGGCAGAGGCCATTGGCGTAAAGGAAGCTCTCAGCTGGGTGAAGAATAAAGGGTGGACAAATGTAGTAATGGAGTCTGATTGTCTCCTACTAATTCAAGCAATCAGGTGTTCTTCAGTTCATTTGTCGTACTTCGACACTGTGGTAAAGGAATGCAAAAAActtttatgtgatttaggagatCGAAATGTAATCCTAAACTTTGTTAAACGATCTGCGAACAAGGTGGCTCATTACTTAGCGAGACATACTAGTTCTTTAGCTGATCGTACTTGGAATCAGGGTGAGATTAACCCGGAATTCCAACTTGTTTTGTTCGAAGATTTAAAgtattaa